A portion of the Wolbachia endosymbiont of Oedothorax gibbosus genome contains these proteins:
- a CDS encoding Maf family nucleotide pyrophosphatase: MTERSLNNLILASSSKRRIALLKQINIEPGLVLPADIDETPLKKELPKDYSIRMAKSKAEKIQSSNPNYFVLGVDTVVACGRRILLKAENVKQAEKCIRLLSGRRHRVYTSVCLLTPDQSKQHIRTVVTIVKFKRLSEQEIKYYLASEEWKNRAGGCNIQGLAGVFVLFLRGSYSSVIGLPLHETYCLLSNYFNLNWECSKKHARQVKGK, translated from the coding sequence GTGACAGAACGATCTCTAAATAATCTTATTCTTGCTTCATCATCGAAAAGGCGTATAGCTTTACTAAAACAAATAAATATTGAGCCAGGCTTAGTTTTGCCAGCAGATATAGACGAAACTCCTTTAAAAAAGGAACTTCCGAAGGATTACTCAATCCGTATGGCAAAAAGTAAAGCTGAGAAAATACAAAGTTCAAATCCAAATTACTTTGTGCTTGGTGTTGATACAGTTGTTGCTTGTGGTAGAAGGATATTGCTCAAAGCTGAAAACGTTAAGCAAGCAGAAAAATGCATCCGCTTGTTATCAGGAAGAAGGCATAGAGTATACACCAGTGTGTGTCTATTAACTCCCGATCAATCTAAACAGCATATTAGAACTGTGGTTACAATAGTGAAATTTAAACGTCTCAGTGAACAAGAAATTAAGTATTATTTAGCATCAGAAGAGTGGAAAAATAGGGCAGGGGGATGCAATATACAAGGCCTAGCTGGAGTGTTCGTATTGTTCTTACGCGGCTCCTATTCTTCCGTCATCGGATTGCCGTTACACGAAACCTATTGTTTGCTAAGTAATTATTTTAACCTCAATTGGGAATGTTCAAAAAAGCATGCGCGTCAAGTTAAGGGAAAATGA
- the infA gene encoding translation initiation factor IF-1 produces MIKDEKSKTIFEVEGAVTALLPAAEFRVKLDNEHEIICHVSGKVRRSKIRIIIGDRVLVEMSIYDRNAKKGRIIRRLKGTSDRTISK; encoded by the coding sequence ATGATAAAAGACGAGAAATCGAAGACAATTTTTGAAGTGGAAGGGGCAGTAACTGCTTTACTACCTGCAGCAGAATTTAGAGTAAAACTAGACAATGAACATGAGATTATCTGTCATGTATCAGGGAAAGTGAGAAGAAGTAAAATACGCATCATTATAGGGGATAGGGTGTTAGTTGAGATGAGCATTTACGATAGAAATGCGAAAAAAGGTCGGATCATTAGAAGGCTTAAGGGTACAAGTGACAGAACGATCTCTAAATAA